A window of the Oscillospiraceae bacterium NTUH-002-81 genome harbors these coding sequences:
- the ychF gene encoding redox-regulated ATPase YchF: MKLGIVGLPNVGKSTLFNSLTKAGAESANYPFCTIDPNIGIVAVPDERLRLLGDMYHSKKVTPATIEFVDIAGLVKGASKGEGLGNQFLSNIREVDAIVHVVRCFEDSNVVHVDGSVNPLRDIETINFELIFSDVEILERRIAKASRGAKNDKELAKEVAFLERIKAHLEDGKLARSLQVDDEDEQAWIASYNLLTYKPVIYAANVSEDDLADDGASNAYVQQVREYAASEGSEVFVICAQIEEEISQLEEDEKAMFLEDLGLKESGLEKLIRASYHLLGLLSFLTSGEDETRAWTIKAGTKAPQAAGKIHTDFERGFIRAEVVNYKDLLDCQAYAAAREKGLVRLEGKDYVVKDGDVILFRFNV; the protein is encoded by the coding sequence ATGAAATTAGGTATCGTCGGTCTGCCGAATGTCGGCAAAAGTACACTTTTCAACTCTCTGACCAAGGCGGGTGCGGAGTCTGCCAACTATCCGTTCTGTACCATCGACCCGAACATCGGTATCGTGGCAGTGCCGGATGAGCGTCTCCGTCTGCTGGGCGACATGTATCATTCCAAGAAGGTGACACCGGCCACCATTGAGTTTGTGGACATCGCCGGTCTGGTAAAGGGCGCGTCCAAGGGCGAGGGCCTGGGCAACCAGTTCCTGTCCAATATTCGTGAGGTAGACGCCATCGTTCATGTGGTGCGCTGCTTTGAGGACAGCAATGTGGTGCATGTGGACGGCAGTGTGAACCCGTTGCGGGACATTGAGACCATCAACTTCGAGCTGATCTTCTCGGACGTGGAGATCCTGGAGCGCCGGATCGCAAAAGCGTCCAGAGGCGCCAAGAATGACAAGGAGCTGGCCAAGGAAGTGGCTTTCCTGGAGCGGATCAAAGCCCATCTGGAGGATGGCAAGCTGGCAAGAAGCCTGCAGGTGGACGATGAGGATGAGCAGGCATGGATCGCTTCCTATAATCTGCTGACCTACAAGCCGGTGATCTACGCGGCCAACGTTTCCGAGGATGATCTGGCGGACGACGGTGCAAGCAACGCCTATGTACAGCAGGTGCGGGAGTATGCAGCGAGCGAGGGCAGTGAGGTGTTTGTCATCTGCGCCCAGATCGAGGAGGAGATCTCCCAGCTGGAGGAGGATGAGAAGGCCATGTTCCTGGAGGATCTGGGTCTGAAGGAGTCCGGTCTGGAGAAACTGATCCGGGCAAGCTATCATCTGCTGGGGCTGTTAAGCTTCCTGACCTCCGGGGAGGATGAGACGAGAGCATGGACAATCAAGGCCGGAACAAAGGCACCTCAGGCGGCAGGCAAGATCCATACAGACTTTGAACGTGGTTTTATCCGGGCTGAGGTGGTGAATTATAAGGATCTGCTGGACTGCCAGGCTTATGCGGCAGCCAGAGAGAAGGGCCTTGTCCGTCTGGAGGGAAAGGATTACGTAGTAAAAGACGGTGATGTGATCCTGTTCCGCTTTAACGTATAG
- the lgt gene encoding prolipoprotein diacylglyceryl transferase, with translation MDWNINFPHLGIYLEHVGKSISIGGFTIAYYGIVIGIGIIGGLMLAQWQARRTGQDPEMYLDLAMIAVVLSIIGARVYYVVFAWDMYKDDLLSIFNIRNGGLAIYGGVLTAIATVFVFAKVKKQPFGLLTDTAGLGLILGQVVGRWGNFFNREAFGGYTDNLLAMQLPVSAVRRSDISADLAAHIMNVGGIDYIQVHPTFLYESLWNLCVLLFLIWYSPKKKFHGEVFCLYLLLYGIGRFWIEGLRTDQLIFFGTGLAVSQMLAVAMVVVSLGIILVGRKHRKAETQAKS, from the coding sequence ATGGACTGGAATATCAACTTTCCCCATCTGGGCATTTATCTGGAGCATGTGGGTAAGAGCATATCGATTGGCGGATTTACCATTGCCTATTATGGCATCGTTATTGGCATCGGCATCATCGGTGGTTTGATGCTGGCCCAGTGGCAGGCCAGACGCACCGGTCAGGATCCGGAGATGTATCTGGATCTGGCCATGATCGCTGTGGTGCTTTCTATTATTGGTGCCCGGGTGTATTATGTGGTATTTGCATGGGATATGTACAAGGACGACCTGCTCAGTATTTTCAATATCCGCAACGGCGGTCTGGCCATCTACGGTGGTGTGCTGACAGCCATCGCCACCGTATTTGTGTTTGCCAAAGTGAAAAAACAGCCCTTTGGCCTGCTGACGGATACGGCTGGGCTGGGGCTGATACTGGGACAGGTGGTTGGACGCTGGGGTAATTTCTTCAATCGGGAAGCTTTTGGCGGTTATACAGATAATCTTCTGGCTATGCAGCTGCCGGTGAGTGCGGTGCGCCGGTCGGATATCAGTGCAGATCTGGCGGCACATATCATGAACGTAGGCGGTATTGATTATATTCAGGTGCATCCCACCTTCCTGTATGAATCTCTGTGGAATTTATGTGTGCTTCTTTTTCTTATCTGGTATTCGCCGAAAAAGAAATTCCACGGTGAAGTGTTCTGCCTGTATCTGCTCCTTTACGGCATTGGCCGTTTCTGGATTGAGGGCCTGCGGACAGACCAGCTGATTTTCTTCGGAACTGGGCTTGCGGTTTCCCAGATGCTGGCGGTGGCGATGGTAGTTGTTTCTCTTGGTATCATCCTCGTTGGACGGAAGCACAGGAAGGCAGAAACGCAGGCGAAATCTTAA
- the mraZ gene encoding division/cell wall cluster transcriptional repressor MraZ, translating to MFMGEYQHSVDAKGRLIIPSKYREQLGDKMVVTKGLDTCLYLYPMEEWEKMVEKFAGLNLLKESERKFKRQFIAGASECEFDKQGRILLPASLRTHVGIDKDVVLAGMMERIEIWDKDRWEQATNIDDMNEIAEMMAERGLSL from the coding sequence ATGTTTATGGGTGAATACCAGCATAGTGTGGACGCAAAAGGCAGGCTGATCATTCCTTCGAAATATCGCGAACAGCTTGGGGACAAGATGGTTGTGACGAAGGGATTGGATACCTGTCTATATCTGTATCCCATGGAAGAGTGGGAAAAGATGGTGGAGAAGTTCGCTGGCCTGAATTTGCTGAAGGAATCGGAACGAAAGTTCAAACGGCAGTTTATCGCCGGAGCATCGGAATGCGAATTCGACAAGCAGGGAAGAATCCTGCTGCCTGCATCGCTTCGAACACATGTGGGGATAGATAAGGATGTGGTTCTGGCAGGCATGATGGAGCGCATCGAGATCTGGGATAAGGATCGCTGGGAACAGGCTACCAATATTGACGATATGAACGAGATCGCCGAGATGATGGCAGAGCGCGGACTTTCCCTGTAA
- a CDS encoding MATE family efflux transporter, with amino-acid sequence MESNLTNGPIFKTLTKLAIPIMASSFLGTLYNITDMAWIGLLGARAVAGVGVGGMFTWLSQGLATMARMGGQVQVAQCIGRGDRESAHGYAQTAVQLSCMMGMVYALAVLVFVRPLVGFFRLSDPEAYRAALSYTKIACGFIVFSFLSLTLTGLYMAEGDSKTPFVANLVGLAANMILDPLLIMGIGFCPKLGAAGAAIATVTAQAIVMLLLIAGIFLKKQEHALQGIHLFSHIHGTYVEGICRIGIPSALQGMAYCVISMVLTRMISVYGSDAVATQRVGGQIESVSWNTADGFAAALNAFVAQNYGAGKKDRIKKGYNAAFICVGVWGLFITAAFVFFPETIAGCFFHEAGAMEIAVGYLMIVGFSEAFMCVELTTVGALSGLGRTNLCSVISIVFTGARIPLAIVLSGIFGLTGIWWAISATSVIKGILFTVVFFWLMNFNSSLGKSGLD; translated from the coding sequence ATGGAATCAAATTTGACAAATGGCCCGATTTTTAAGACATTGACGAAACTTGCCATTCCGATCATGGCATCTTCTTTTTTGGGAACATTATATAATATTACGGATATGGCCTGGATTGGTCTGCTGGGGGCCAGGGCTGTTGCTGGTGTCGGTGTCGGCGGCATGTTTACCTGGCTGTCTCAGGGACTGGCTACGATGGCACGCATGGGAGGACAGGTTCAGGTCGCACAGTGCATAGGCCGGGGAGACAGGGAAAGCGCACATGGATATGCGCAGACTGCAGTACAGTTATCTTGTATGATGGGTATGGTTTATGCTCTGGCAGTGCTTGTATTTGTACGTCCACTGGTTGGATTTTTCCGGTTGTCGGATCCGGAAGCCTATCGTGCGGCACTTTCCTATACAAAGATTGCCTGCGGATTCATTGTATTTTCTTTTCTGTCATTGACATTGACGGGGTTGTATATGGCTGAAGGTGATTCGAAGACGCCCTTTGTGGCAAACCTTGTCGGTCTGGCAGCGAATATGATTTTAGATCCACTCCTGATTATGGGAATTGGTTTTTGCCCGAAACTTGGTGCTGCGGGAGCAGCGATAGCTACAGTGACGGCGCAGGCTATCGTCATGCTGCTGTTGATCGCCGGTATTTTTCTGAAAAAACAGGAACATGCCTTACAGGGGATCCATTTGTTTTCCCACATTCACGGAACCTATGTCGAAGGGATCTGCCGGATAGGGATTCCGAGCGCATTACAGGGAATGGCATATTGTGTGATTTCTATGGTATTGACCCGTATGATATCCGTCTATGGATCGGACGCGGTGGCAACGCAACGCGTGGGCGGACAGATCGAGTCGGTCTCCTGGAACACGGCAGATGGATTTGCGGCTGCCCTGAATGCTTTTGTGGCACAGAATTACGGTGCCGGAAAGAAAGACCGGATCAAAAAAGGGTACAATGCAGCTTTCATTTGTGTCGGTGTATGGGGATTATTTATCACGGCAGCATTTGTGTTTTTTCCGGAAACGATCGCAGGATGCTTTTTCCATGAAGCCGGTGCAATGGAAATTGCTGTGGGATATTTGATGATTGTCGGTTTCAGCGAAGCCTTTATGTGTGTTGAACTTACGACAGTCGGAGCTTTGTCGGGGCTTGGCAGAACCAATCTTTGCAGCGTGATCAGCATTGTTTTTACCGGGGCAAGGATCCCTCTGGCCATCGTGCTTAGCGGTATATTCGGACTTACCGGGATCTGGTGGGCGATTTCCGCGACATCTGTCATAAAGGGAATTCTGTTTACCGTTGTTTTTTTCTGGCTCATGAATTTTAACTCGTCGTTGGGAAAATCCGGTTTGGATTGA
- a CDS encoding DUF6612 family protein has translation MKKWIQAGCVALVTVLMIVVGCVSKNPWQVLARSVAKQATLTDLDTSVAMEMTLSQEGQKVSVVSDMDLKCSGINTPDMKYATDSAMTVSALGITQQLDMQTYYYDGWCYTDMIGEKYKYATDLSTIMNSLQQNMNTSNLTAAQMLDLSMTEENGQTVLAFTADPTQMNEQVKEALGLIGDQLASLGEIAMDVHDVHGTYTINKDGYYTAAHVIMSYEMSILGISIPVDADIHMTFNNPGEPVNVELPDLSAYNEIELPEAD, from the coding sequence ATGAAAAAATGGATACAGGCAGGATGCGTGGCTCTCGTCACGGTTCTGATGATCGTTGTGGGCTGTGTGTCCAAGAACCCCTGGCAGGTGCTGGCCCGGTCTGTCGCCAAACAGGCCACCCTTACCGATCTGGATACCAGTGTTGCTATGGAAATGACGCTGTCCCAGGAGGGGCAGAAGGTGTCCGTCGTCTCCGACATGGATCTGAAATGCTCCGGCATCAACACACCGGATATGAAGTACGCCACCGATTCCGCCATGACGGTATCGGCTCTGGGCATCACCCAGCAGCTGGATATGCAGACCTACTATTATGACGGCTGGTGCTATACCGACATGATCGGGGAGAAGTACAAATACGCCACCGATCTGAGCACCATCATGAACTCGCTGCAGCAGAACATGAACACGTCCAATCTCACGGCTGCGCAGATGCTGGATCTGTCCATGACAGAGGAAAACGGGCAGACCGTTCTGGCCTTCACCGCAGACCCGACGCAGATGAACGAACAGGTAAAAGAAGCGCTGGGACTCATCGGCGATCAGCTGGCTTCTCTGGGAGAGATCGCCATGGATGTCCATGATGTCCACGGCACTTACACCATCAACAAGGATGGCTATTACACCGCCGCCCATGTGATCATGTCCTATGAGATGAGCATTCTCGGCATTTCCATCCCGGTGGACGCAGACATCCACATGACCTTCAACAACCCCGGAGAGCCCGTAAACGTGGAACTGCCGGATCTGTCCGCCTATAACGAAATAGAGCTCCCGGAAGCAGATTAA
- a CDS encoding DUF5067 domain-containing protein: MSSQRNSRGGGAGSRQQDHRRRAGGRGRRGPRFTGARLGLGVLCILAALGLVYRSVLAGVFKEGAGIGMLGLIPAVLFFFGGVMAIQMRHRAAPVAFLTPFLFCLLADITCLIHASKMNEWKLWAVAAAVLAVLFLVFLCLHRQRGLTVPVVLLVVTVVLTAVVCLLVKGSAAQGNGTQTQSSDGTATDGTQTGTDGTAADGTAAGSETGTDGTSTDASQSTDASGTLNLVTDSFTLKYVRHEMGEDVNGSPCVYVYYDFTNNSDQAVSIPSVSYTKLTQNGSECGKASVAEMNDEMNNYKTEVQPGATVTACEVYSVSDTSDALLEAVEFVPTNAKSASMTLTLE; encoded by the coding sequence ATGAGCAGTCAGAGAAACAGTCGCGGCGGCGGAGCGGGGAGCCGTCAGCAGGATCATCGCAGAAGAGCAGGAGGAAGAGGACGCAGAGGGCCGCGGTTCACGGGAGCCAGACTGGGGCTGGGCGTACTGTGTATCCTGGCTGCCCTGGGGCTTGTGTACCGGTCGGTGCTGGCCGGTGTGTTCAAGGAAGGCGCAGGCATCGGTATGCTGGGACTGATCCCGGCGGTGCTGTTCTTCTTTGGGGGCGTGATGGCCATTCAGATGCGGCACCGGGCAGCGCCGGTGGCATTTCTGACACCGTTCCTGTTCTGCCTGCTGGCAGATATCACTTGCCTCATCCATGCATCGAAGATGAACGAATGGAAGCTGTGGGCCGTGGCAGCAGCAGTGCTGGCAGTTCTTTTCCTTGTTTTTCTGTGTCTGCACCGGCAGCGGGGACTGACAGTGCCGGTGGTGCTTCTCGTTGTGACAGTGGTGCTCACGGCAGTGGTTTGTCTGCTGGTCAAAGGCTCTGCTGCGCAGGGGAACGGTACCCAGACCCAGAGCAGCGACGGGACGGCCACAGATGGCACCCAGACCGGAACGGATGGCACGGCTGCGGATGGTACGGCGGCTGGCAGCGAGACCGGCACAGACGGAACGTCCACGGATGCTTCTCAGAGTACGGACGCCTCCGGTACACTGAATCTGGTGACCGATTCCTTTACCCTCAAATATGTGCGGCATGAGATGGGGGAAGATGTGAACGGCAGTCCCTGTGTGTATGTTTATTATGATTTCACCAACAACAGCGATCAGGCCGTGTCCATCCCGTCCGTATCCTACACGAAGCTGACCCAGAACGGCAGCGAGTGCGGCAAGGCTTCCGTGGCAGAGATGAATGACGAGATGAACAACTACAAGACCGAAGTACAGCCCGGGGCTACCGTGACAGCCTGCGAGGTTTACTCCGTCAGCGATACGTCCGATGCGCTGCTGGAGGCAGTGGAATTTGTGCCCACCAACGCAAAGAGCGCCAGCATGACGCTGACGCTCGAGTAG